The following nucleotide sequence is from Streptomyces pactum.
CCGGGCTCGGCTAGGCTGACCGGGTGGCGCCGTACCGCCCGGTACGGGCCGAGGAGTGAGCCGTGGAACTCGACCGTCTGCTGCCCGCCTACGAATTCCGGTCGCACCACCACCGGAGGATCGCGGCCGACCGGGACACCACCTGGGAGGCGTACCGGACACTGACGCCGGAGGACATGCCCACCTCGTGGCAGCTGATGCGGATGCGCGGATTCGGCCGGTCGGGGCCGCCCGGCCCCGCCGACGACACCTTCCCGGTGCCGCTGCTGAGCACCGTCCCCTACGAGGAGGTGCGCGGCCGGGCCGGCCGGTACTGGCAGCCCCGCCCGACGTACGCACCGCTGCCCCCGGGTGACGCCGACGCCTTCCGCGCGCTGTCCGAACCGGGCTGGGCCAAGGCCGCGGTGGGCATCCGGGTGGTGCCGGACGGGGACGGCTCGGTGCTCACCGTGGAGACCCGGGTGCACTGCACCGACCTGCGGTCACGGCTGGCCTTCGCCCCCTACTGGCTGGCCATCAGGGCGGGCGGGGCCGGGCTGATCCGGCTGGAACTGCTCCGCGCGGTCGCCCGCCACGCCGAGGCGAGGACCGGCGCCTGACCCCGGCCGGCTCCCCTCCCCCGCCCGCCCACGCCGGGCCCCGGCCCGCGCCCGGCCGGTCCGAACCGACCCCGACCCCCGCACCCGCGCGCTTCGCCCCCGGGCCCTGCCCTCTGCCCGGCCGTCCGCCCGGCCCGAGCCGGCCCGCCGCCGGGTCCGGGGGTGGTGCCAGGTCCACCCCCGGCCGTGGGGTGAGGGCCAGTGACCGATCATGGTGGTCGGCCGCAGACTGGTGACGGCGCCCGACGTCCGGGCGGTGCGAAACCGGGGAACGGGGAACAGGGGTGGGGCGATGAAAGCCGGCGGGGCGCTGCTGGGCGCGGTGCGGGGGCTGGTGCTGACGGTCATGGCGCTGGCCGGTTCGATCACGCTGCTCTGCCTGACCCTGGTGTCCATCGGACTGATCCCGGTCGGCGTCGGTCTGTTCACCACCCCGTACCTGCTCGACCTGGTGCGTGCCCACGCCGACACCCGGCGGCGGCTCGCCCACGAGTGGGCCGGCGTCACCATCCCCCGGCCGTACCGCCCGGTGGCGGAGGCGCCCCCCGGCGGCCTCCTCGGCCCGCCGCGGCGCTGCCGGCGGCTGCTGACGGACCCGGCGACCTGGCGGGACGTGCTGTGGCTGCTGGTGGACCTGTCGGCCGGGTGCGTCCTGGCCATCCTGCCCCCCGGTCTGCTGCTGGACGGGGTGTTCGGGTACGTGCTCGCCGCCGGTGTGTGGCGGCCGGTCACCGAGGCCGCCGGCGGCTACTGGTACGCCTTCATCCCGGTGGAGAGCCAGACCACCGCCTTCTGCGCGGCGGGGCTGGGCACGGTGTGGATCGCCGTCTCACTCACCGCCGGCTCCGCGCTCCTGCGGGCCCACTTCCGCCTGGCGGGCGCCTTCCTCGCCCCCACCCCCCGGATAGAGCTGGCGGCGCGGGTCGAGCGGCTGACCACCACCCGGCACGACGCCGTGGACACCTCGGCCGCCGAGCTGCGGCGGATCGAACGGGACCTGCACGACGGCGCCCAGGCCCGGCTGGTGGCCATGGGCATGAGCCTGGGGGTGATCGAGGCGCTCGTCGAGAAGGACCCGGCGAAGGCGAAGGAGCTGCTGGCCGCGGCCCGCGCGAGCTCGGCGGAGGCGCTGTCGGAGCTGCGCGACCTGGTGCGCGGCATCCACCCCCCGGTGCTGGCCGAGCGCGGCCTGGGCGACGCGGTCCGCGCTCTGGCCCTGCGGATGGAGATGCCGGTGGCGGTGGACGTCCAGCTGCCGGGCCGGGCCGAGGAGCCGGTCGAGGCAGCGGCGTACTTCGCGGTCAGCGAGGCCCTGACGAACGCGGCGAAACACTCCGGCGCCGACCAGGTCTGGGTGGACATCCACCACGCGGAGGGGGCGCTGCGCATCGCGGTGACCGACAACGGGCGGGGCGGCGCGGACCTGGCCGCCGGTTCGGGGCTGCGTGGTGTGGAACGCCGGCTGGGCGCCTTCGACGGAGTGCTCGCCGTGAGCAGCCCGCCGGGCGGTCCGACGATGGTCACCATGGAGCTGCCCTGCGTGCTGACGGTGGGTCAGCCGTAGCGGGGTCCGGCGCGGCCCGCCTCCGCGACGGTGACGGGCCCTCGGCCTTCCCGCCGGGTGCGGACGGGCCCCGGCAGGGCGGCAGGCCGGGCCCGAGGTCAGCGGGCCGGGCTCCGGGAGTGAAGCAGGCCGGGCCACCGGAAGGGAGTGGCCTCCGGGGGTGGGCCGCCCCCGCCGGCGAACCGCCCGGGGAGCCGGGCGGACGGGCCGTCCGGGAGCCGTCCGAGAGCCGGGCGGACGGACCGTCCGGGAGCCGTCCGGGAGCCAGGCGGACGGACCGCGTCCGGAAACCGTCCGGGCCGGCCCGGGAACGGGACAGCCGGCCCGGGACGGAGGTCAGCCGGCCCGAAGGGCGGAT
It contains:
- a CDS encoding sensor histidine kinase, which produces MKAGGALLGAVRGLVLTVMALAGSITLLCLTLVSIGLIPVGVGLFTTPYLLDLVRAHADTRRRLAHEWAGVTIPRPYRPVAEAPPGGLLGPPRRCRRLLTDPATWRDVLWLLVDLSAGCVLAILPPGLLLDGVFGYVLAAGVWRPVTEAAGGYWYAFIPVESQTTAFCAAGLGTVWIAVSLTAGSALLRAHFRLAGAFLAPTPRIELAARVERLTTTRHDAVDTSAAELRRIERDLHDGAQARLVAMGMSLGVIEALVEKDPAKAKELLAAARASSAEALSELRDLVRGIHPPVLAERGLGDAVRALALRMEMPVAVDVQLPGRAEEPVEAAAYFAVSEALTNAAKHSGADQVWVDIHHAEGALRIAVTDNGRGGADLAAGSGLRGVERRLGAFDGVLAVSSPPGGPTMVTMELPCVLTVGQP